The proteins below are encoded in one region of Acetoanaerobium noterae:
- the pduL gene encoding phosphate propanoyltransferase, whose translation MKLPIALSNRHLHLSQEHIEILFGSGYELTPSKDLSQPGQYACEEKVDLVGPKGTLKGVRVLGPARKQTQVEVSLADARALGVKAPVRDSGDIDNSPGAKLVGPAGEVELEKGIIVASRHIHMNMEDAEKFGVKDMDIVDVETGGERAVVFKNVLVRANPSYALEMHVDLEEGNAAGVANGDLVELIKIG comes from the coding sequence ATGAAATTACCAATAGCACTATCTAATAGACATCTTCATTTAAGCCAAGAGCACATAGAAATTCTATTTGGAAGCGGTTATGAACTTACTCCATCTAAAGATTTATCTCAGCCAGGACAATATGCTTGTGAGGAAAAGGTTGATTTAGTAGGACCAAAAGGAACACTAAAAGGAGTTAGAGTACTTGGACCAGCTAGAAAGCAAACTCAAGTAGAGGTATCACTTGCTGATGCTAGAGCACTTGGAGTAAAGGCTCCTGTAAGAGACTCTGGAGATATAGATAACAGCCCTGGTGCAAAGCTTGTAGGACCAGCTGGAGAAGTTGAGCTAGAAAAAGGAATAATTGTTGCTTCTAGACATATACATATGAATATGGAAGATGCTGAAAAATTCGGCGTAAAGGATATGGATATTGTAGATGTTGAAACTGGTGGAGAAAGAGCAGTTGTATTCAAGAACGTACTTGTAAGAGCAAATCCAAGCTACGCACTTGAAATGCACGTAGACCTTGAAGAGGGAAATGCTGCAGGAGTAGCAAATGGAGATTTAGTAGAACTTATTAAGATTGGATAA
- a CDS encoding flavodoxin family protein, translating to MDIMIINASPRKSGNTSYLADEALKILNRHGIQPTYINLRTLDFEPCIACGYCDKTGKCFMKDDMTPLYEKINKSCGTIVLSPVFFDGVPAKLKAFVDRTQAFYASKYILNEPSIDRYKKRFGLLVSLGGAKPYETQFVGNKTIMEFYFRCINTKLLNHLQISDIDNSPVWDREDFLKNYENEIEELIKNMKASMC from the coding sequence ATGGATATCATGATAATAAATGCAAGCCCTAGAAAATCAGGAAACACTTCATATTTGGCTGATGAAGCGCTTAAAATTTTAAATAGACATGGCATACAGCCTACATATATTAACCTTAGAACTTTGGACTTTGAGCCTTGTATTGCTTGCGGATACTGTGATAAAACAGGAAAGTGCTTTATGAAGGATGACATGACACCACTTTATGAAAAGATTAACAAATCTTGTGGGACTATAGTCTTGTCTCCGGTTTTTTTTGATGGGGTGCCAGCAAAATTAAAAGCTTTTGTAGATAGAACTCAGGCTTTTTATGCAAGCAAATATATTCTTAATGAGCCGTCTATAGACAGGTACAAAAAAAGATTTGGATTACTTGTTTCTCTTGGTGGAGCAAAACCCTACGAGACACAATTTGTAGGGAATAAAACCATAATGGAGTTTTATTTTAGATGTATAAACACCAAGCTTTTAAATCATCTTCAAATTTCTGATATTGATAATTCTCCAGTGTGGGATAGAGAAGATTTTTTGAAAAACTATGAAAATGAAATTGAGGAACTTATAAAAAATATGAAAGCATCTATGTGTTAA
- a CDS encoding PP2C family protein-serine/threonine phosphatase, which yields MDDSRAIVFIADVMGHGILSNYFVAMMKGVLKTLLSEELTPSNILNRMNRILYNDLDALNLFITARIMYLDFDKNIAISSNAGHLFPLSFFRDEAGNLKYSAMQTDEGIPLGVMEDAEYEQHTYDISDVEMIALYTDGIIEAGNIDELEYGTEGLAEFLITNSDKTGEEICDMISDEMHRFTGTQYMEDDVMLVIVKREMKECD from the coding sequence ATGGATGATAGCAGAGCGATAGTGTTCATTGCAGATGTCATGGGTCATGGCATCTTATCAAACTATTTTGTTGCTATGATGAAGGGTGTACTTAAAACACTATTATCAGAGGAACTGACTCCAAGCAATATATTAAATAGAATGAATCGCATATTGTATAATGATTTAGATGCACTTAATTTATTTATAACAGCTAGAATAATGTATCTAGATTTTGATAAGAACATAGCAATATCTTCAAATGCTGGACATTTGTTTCCACTGTCATTTTTTAGAGATGAAGCAGGAAACTTGAAATATTCAGCTATGCAGACAGACGAAGGAATACCTTTAGGGGTTATGGAAGATGCTGAGTATGAACAGCATACATATGACATCTCGGATGTAGAGATGATAGCACTTTATACTGATGGAATAATTGAGGCAGGAAATATTGATGAATTAGAGTATGGAACAGAAGGATTAGCTGAGTTTTTAATTACTAATTCAGATAAAACTGGTGAAGAAATATGCGATATGATTTCTGATGAAATGCATAGGTTTACAGGAACTCAATATATGGAAGACGATGTTATGCTAGTTATTGTAAAGCGTGAGATGAAAGAGTGTGATTAA
- a CDS encoding GAF domain-containing protein: MGENDLSIKLNTIVEISQLVTSSKSFYSIKDKVVDKMLNVISPKKACVNIFDRYEYKYAYLVCKDTLEYIPKLFEKDQTPQGPKIHIDIYPPYIKEAIETKKPIYIKRLSDDPRASGELEIANKEGYIGRAVFPLISSNSVVGFMTCFLEEGEELSSTDVDFIDSVALLLGLSMEITRYNGDIDRIVKKLREAIASIAKATDELYKNKGIDSFFTMISEQVCKLTNSEASLIVVEDHDIRVNTMAKFGKIEDFSHIVEFVFNEENKQRDVKLFSKKDLPKHIVDMGITSLIFEPLKKENAVIGHLIAINSKKYYNDDLKILAIYASQIVLSLIMYINSRRIFDNKLMERDLEIVGKQQELIMSDKHMRLDGCVAIDYYYSPSR; the protein is encoded by the coding sequence TTGGGGGAAAATGACTTAAGTATAAAATTAAATACCATAGTAGAAATTTCGCAGTTAGTTACATCTTCCAAAAGCTTTTATAGTATCAAGGATAAAGTTGTAGATAAGATGCTAAACGTTATATCTCCAAAGAAAGCTTGCGTAAATATATTCGACAGGTACGAATATAAATATGCATATTTAGTATGCAAAGATACTTTAGAATATATACCGAAGCTATTTGAAAAAGACCAAACGCCTCAAGGACCTAAGATACATATAGATATATATCCACCATATATTAAAGAAGCAATAGAAACTAAAAAACCTATATATATTAAAAGGCTAAGTGATGATCCAAGAGCCTCTGGAGAGCTTGAGATTGCGAATAAGGAAGGCTATATAGGAAGGGCTGTGTTTCCTCTTATATCGAGCAACTCAGTTGTAGGCTTTATGACTTGTTTTTTAGAGGAGGGTGAAGAGCTCTCATCAACCGATGTAGATTTTATTGATTCAGTAGCACTTTTGCTTGGACTATCAATGGAAATTACACGCTATAACGGAGACATAGATAGAATTGTAAAGAAGCTGAGAGAAGCTATAGCTTCTATAGCGAAAGCAACTGATGAGCTTTATAAAAACAAAGGAATAGATTCGTTCTTTACAATGATAAGCGAGCAAGTATGTAAGCTTACCAATAGTGAAGCCTCTCTTATTGTAGTAGAGGACCATGACATAAGAGTCAATACCATGGCTAAGTTTGGAAAAATAGAGGATTTTTCTCATATAGTCGAATTTGTTTTTAATGAAGAAAATAAACAAAGAGATGTTAAGCTATTCAGCAAAAAAGATTTACCAAAGCATATCGTAGACATGGGAATAACGTCGCTGATTTTTGAACCTCTAAAAAAAGAAAACGCAGTAATTGGACATCTAATTGCTATTAATAGCAAAAAATACTACAATGACGACTTAAAAATTCTAGCAATTTATGCTTCGCAAATAGTTTTGTCATTAATTATGTATATTAATAGCAGAAGAATTTTTGACAATAAGCTTATGGAAAGAGACCTAGAGATTGTAGGTAAGCAACAAGAGCTTATAATGAGCGATAAGCACATGAGATTAGATGGATGCGTAGCTATTGATTACTATTACAGTCCCTCTAGATAA
- a CDS encoding TIGR01906 family membrane protein yields MKTLNYIVLVLSIIFVLLFTSIEIVSVLKPLYEGQYKSNKVYDVAYVKDYPVAQVTDDIILYLADIINDMNQRGFFKDREHVHMIDVKFLFDLGKIVRLFNIIIIAYLISRLSREEDFVKKYRISYIGVIGIIVVVATIISKNFSAAFVKFHHIFFNNDYWILYPSESIIINLMPERFFMSFTVYIGMIFAALSILFYLGVSNLHWRSVD; encoded by the coding sequence ATGAAGACATTAAACTATATTGTTTTAGTTTTATCTATTATTTTTGTACTTTTATTTACATCTATAGAAATAGTATCCGTGCTCAAACCTCTATATGAAGGTCAGTATAAATCAAATAAAGTATATGATGTAGCTTATGTGAAGGATTATCCAGTAGCTCAGGTTACTGACGATATTATATTGTATTTAGCTGATATTATAAATGATATGAATCAAAGAGGGTTTTTTAAAGACAGAGAGCATGTGCATATGATTGATGTAAAATTCCTCTTTGACCTTGGAAAAATTGTTAGGCTATTTAATATTATTATTATAGCTTATCTAATTTCTAGATTATCTAGAGAAGAGGATTTTGTAAAAAAATATCGAATTAGTTATATAGGCGTAATAGGGATAATTGTTGTCGTGGCAACGATTATAAGCAAGAATTTTAGCGCTGCATTTGTAAAGTTTCATCATATATTTTTTAATAATGATTACTGGATTTTATATCCATCAGAGAGCATCATAATAAATTTAATGCCAGAAAGATTTTTTATGAGTTTTACTGTTTATATTGGGATGATTTTTGCAGCTCTAAGCATACTATTTTATTTAGGGGTGTCAAACTTACACTGGAGAAGCGTTGACTAA
- the hpt gene encoding hypoxanthine phosphoribosyltransferase, which translates to MNVSKVMISKEEIELKVKEIASKIEKDYEGQELFVIGVLKGACVFVSDLIREINLPVTLDFMAVSSYGMSTESSGIVRIIKDLDMDITGMNVLIVEDIIDTGLTLNYLREYLAARHVKSLKICTLLDKPQRRKCDVLADYVGFSIEDKFIVGYGIDCKEQYRNLPYIAAVED; encoded by the coding sequence ATGAATGTTTCAAAGGTTATGATATCAAAGGAAGAAATTGAATTAAAGGTAAAGGAAATAGCAAGCAAAATTGAAAAAGATTATGAAGGTCAAGAACTTTTTGTTATAGGAGTGCTAAAAGGAGCTTGCGTTTTTGTATCAGATTTAATCAGGGAAATAAATCTTCCTGTAACACTTGATTTTATGGCGGTATCAAGCTATGGAATGTCTACTGAAAGCTCTGGAATAGTTAGAATAATAAAGGATTTAGATATGGATATAACTGGGATGAATGTGCTTATTGTAGAGGATATTATAGATACAGGACTTACTCTTAATTATTTAAGAGAATACTTAGCGGCAAGACATGTAAAATCACTTAAAATATGTACACTTTTAGATAAACCTCAAAGAAGAAAATGCGATGTTTTAGCGGATTATGTAGGATTCAGCATAGAAGATAAATTTATAGTTGGATATGGAATAGACTGTAAAGAGCAGTATAGAAATCTGCCTTACATAGCAGCGGTTGAAGATTAA
- a CDS encoding cob(I)yrinic acid a,c-diamide adenosyltransferase, translating into MKIYTKTGDKGETSLYDGTRVKKNSIRVESYGTIDELNSHLGFARNFIEDKDVSEKIFKIQKKLFFVAGELATTNGENFKNRITLEHVTSLEGWIDEYLKKIDKVDAFIVPGTSHASAALHVARTVCRRAERRILDLAHEEEISPDLIKFVNRLSDTIYTFARYLESEIILMNFEEMGKEKL; encoded by the coding sequence ATGAAAATTTATACGAAAACTGGAGATAAAGGTGAAACATCACTATATGACGGTACTAGAGTAAAGAAAAATTCTATTAGAGTAGAATCCTATGGTACTATTGATGAGCTAAACTCTCATCTGGGATTTGCTAGAAATTTTATTGAAGATAAGGATGTAAGTGAAAAGATATTCAAAATTCAAAAGAAACTTTTTTTTGTAGCAGGAGAACTTGCAACTACAAATGGAGAAAATTTTAAAAACAGAATAACTCTTGAACATGTAACTTCCCTAGAGGGATGGATAGATGAATATTTAAAGAAAATAGACAAAGTAGATGCCTTTATAGTTCCAGGTACTTCTCATGCTTCTGCTGCTTTACATGTAGCTAGAACGGTATGTAGAAGAGCTGAGAGAAGAATTCTTGATTTAGCTCATGAAGAAGAGATTAGCCCAGATTTAATTAAATTTGTAAACAGACTTTCTGATACTATCTATACTTTTGCAAGGTATTTAGAAAGTGAAATTATACTGATGAATTTTGAAGAAATGGGAAAAGAAAAATTATAA